Part of the Quercus lobata isolate SW786 chromosome 6, ValleyOak3.0 Primary Assembly, whole genome shotgun sequence genome, ATATATGTACGTCCATGTATATTTACAAATTACATGTGTGTGTGCGTTTATGTATACATGGTTGTGTGTACTTGTGTGTGCCTTTGTCTAATATACCATTTGGAAAGAACCAGTGTCAGTATGTAGATTTTCCCTgcttatttctttgtttctgactaggttgttttttgtttgcAGTGCATTCCACCAGGAATAAGTTTAGGTTTCTGGTATTAATGGTTTTCTGCAGTGGGCTTTTTATTAACACTAGTACTAGTGTATCTACAAGACCAGATGTGGTTAACATTGGGGctattttctctttcaattctTCCATCGGCAAAGTTTCAAAAGTCGCAATAGAAGCTGCAATCGAAGATGTGAATTCCAATCCAGCAGTTTTAGTTGGAACTAAGTTGAAACTTTCAATGCAGGATACCAAATTATCTAGCGGATTTCTGGGTATTGTTGAGGGTACGTTCTCTGTAACATCTCTTGTCTGTTCATTCTCAATTTTTCACTTTCTCCATAATGCAAGTTGAGAATTTTATACAGGCTATGTTATTCATGTCCTTTTACAGCTTTACGGTTGATGGAGAATTATACAGTGGCCATACTTGGTCCCCAGTACTCAGTTATGGCTCATGTAATTTCACATATTGCGAATGAACTCCATGTGCCTCTATTATCCTATGCAGCAACTGACCCCACCCTGAATTCACTTCAGTTTCCTTACTTTGTTCGAACAACGCAAAGTGATCTCTTTCAGATGGCTGCAGTAGCAGAAATTGTAGCCTACTATGAATGGCGAGATGTAATAGCAATCTATATTGATGATGATCATGGGAGAAATGGGGTTGCTGCCTTAGGGGACAAACTAGCTGAGAAACGATGTAAAATATCATATAAAGTTCCTATGAGCCCTGACTTAACCCATAATGACATCACCAATGCACTGGTCAAGGTGGCTTTGATGGACTCTCGGATTATTATCCTCCACATTTATGATACCTGGGGTCTAGAGTTACTTGATGTGGCACGCAATATGCAGATAATGGGAAGTGGATATGTGTGGATAGCTACTGATTGGCTTTCTACAATACTAGATACAGACTCTTCCCTCTCTTTATCAAAATTGAATAGCGTTCAAGGGGTTCTTACATTGCGTATGCACACATCGGATTCAGATTTCAAAAAGAGTTTTGTTTCTAGGTGGAGAAACTTAACTGCTGCAGGAGACACAGATAATGGCCTTGTAGGACTAAATTCTTATGGTCTGTATGCCTATGACACTGTTTGGCTTCTTGCTCATGCACTTGACACATTTTTCGATCAGGGTAAAAACATTTCATTCTCAAATGATTCAAGTTTAAACGAGTTTCATGGAGGGAACTTGCATTTTGATGCTATGAGTGTCTTTGAAGGAGGGAAACAGTTACGTGATAACATTTTACAGGTTAATATGAGTGGTGTAACTGGCCCAATTAAGTTCACTCCTGATGGTAATCTCATTCATCCTTCATATGAAGTCATCAATGTGATTGGCACGGGGTTTAGGACAATTGGTTATTGGTCCAATTCGTCTGGCTTATCAATTGTGCCTCCAGAAAAGCTCAATGCACAACCAAATGGTTCCATTTCAATTCAACCATCACTTTATGGTGTAATCTGGCCAGGACAAACAGCTCAAAAGCCTCGTGGATGGGTATTCTCAAGCAATGGAAGGCAATTGAGAGTTGGAGTTCCAATACATGTTAGCTATAGTGAATTTGTCTCTAGAATTGAAGGCTCTGATATGTTTGGTGGTTATTGCATTGATGTTTATAATGCTGCAAAGGACATGTTACCATATCCAGTCCCGTCTAAGTTTATTCCATTTGGGGATGGACACAATAATATAATAACCCAAGATCTTCTTCACAAGATCACAACCGGTGTAAGTATGAAGTGCAAGAATTTTTTGCAAACTTTGTTATAGGTTCTTAGAATTATGtggtggttaaatgattaaatccaTCATctcctaatagcttaagcttttgagaGAATTAGTAATTTAACATAGTATCAGAGTAGGAGATCCTGAATTTGATCCCTGTCTTTACTCTATCTCCCATTTAAAATGCTAAAATCTAACCTATTGGGCTTCACCTATTAAAAGAGAGTTTGAGTTCATGAGGAGTATTAGAActatgtggttaaatgattaaattcatcatctCCTAATAGCGTAAGCTTTTAGaagaatcggtaatttaacataaGTAATAtgcttttatttgttttttaagttcCTAATTCACTAGTTTTCATGTTACATATATATAGGAATTTGATGCTGTGGTTGGAGACATTACAATTACCACAAACAGGACAAAGATAGTGGATTTTACACAGCCATATATTGAGTCTGGGCTAGTGGTTGTGGCCCCAGTTTTGAAGTTGAACTCTAGTGCTTGGGCATTTCTAAGACCATTTACTCCAACGATGTGGTGTGTCACAGGAATATCTTTCCTTCTTGTGGGAGCagttatttggattttggagcGCAGGACAAATGATGAATTTCGTGGCCCTCCTAGAAAGCAATTTGTCACCATTGTATGGTGAGCCCAAAGAAATATTATACTTCTATTAGGAACTACTTTAACCAATTTTTAGGCTATGAGTTATGTGCATTTATGTTTACTCTTCATTCATTCACTCTTTGTAAGCAAATGATAATGCTGAGGCAGGTGGGTGGGACACACTACTAGAAAATTGCTTTAAGAGTCTTAAAGCTCTTTATCAGAAATTATCAAAGGTTTGGAAATTCCATCAAAGAGCCCAACTTTAAGGCTAAAGCTGAAATTTGGAGCTTTCAGGAAAAGATCTACAATTCACTGCTTATCCTTTGAAAATCTAGAACTTTAAAGCAGTATTCACTATAATTTATTAAACCCTCAAAACGCTAGATAGATTTTAAGTAAAAGCTtcatatcataaaaattctAATATTAAAGTTCTGCAGATAAAGCTCTCTACTTCCTACAGCAATGCCAAATGGGTCATCTTCACAATAGTGAATAGTGCGCTCTACTTCCTAAAGCCATtcatatctataaaaaaaattaaagcagaATATATTTACCTACATGTCATCTTCAAAATGGTTAGTAATGTAACCATTGTCAAGTCAAGAAAGTTTCCTTTAGTGGTGATGATAGTTTGGATGCTAAAAGAGAATGATTGTACCTGGAATGTTTTGAATGGTTcatctttcattttcatttatctTCTACCAGGATTGCATCTTCTTGAATTTTGGTCTACTCCGCTTTGCTAATTTTGTCCCTTCACTTTGCAGGTTCAGCTTTTCCACTTTGTTTTCCTCTCATAGTAAGTAAAATTTTCTACTTCAGTCTTCACTAGCAATTTGCTGCTATCACTATCAATTTGCTGCTGATATGACCTGTTGTAATTGAAGCAACTTCACTATTACCTGGGTTCACACCGACACCATTTTTAGTTTGCACCAATGACAACAAGTCATACAAgcagttgtgaaaaaatttctaaaaaatgttttgtCCTTAGACTTATTGATAAGAATTACTCAAATTCTCCTTTCCTATTTTATGTAGGAGAAACGATTGCCAGCACCCTTGGTCGCATGGTGCTTCTCATATGGCTTTTTGTAGTTCTAATACTCAATTCAAGCTACACTGCAAGTCTGACCTCAATACTGACAGTGGAACAGCTTTCTTCATCTGTCAAAGGGATTGAAAGTTTAATATCAAACAACGATCCCATTGGGTACCGGCGTGGTTCATTTGCTGAAAAGTATTTGACCGTGGAGCTCAACATACAAAAGAACAGACTTGTTCCTCTCAACTCGCAAAACGAATATGAGAAAGCCTTGAGGGATGGTCCAAAGAAGGGTGGTATTGCTGCAATGGTTGATGAGCGCGCATACATGGATCTCTTCCTCTCCACCCGATGTGAATTTGGTATAGTAGGTCAGGAGTTCACCAAAATGGGGTGGGGTTTTGTAAGTATCATTTTTAAACATTCCATTTTTCTTTGACAGTAACAGGGAACATCTCCCATGGAAAATTCCTTTGTGGTTCATTCACCAATCATTCATAGAGCTACTAATTCcgcaaacaaaaaatattattgtcaaAACAATGTATGAAGAGTATAGAATTGTATTTCTGTGAGCTGACTAGTTGCTCTTGTGAATGTGAAACTGGTGAACCATAAAAAATGTACATCTTCCATTTTAGCATTTGTTCATGCTCGTATTTTTCAAACATGCTCAACAGTTAAGAAAtatgatgaatttaattatttaatcattagTCAAACACACATTACAGAACTGTAGTATATATGTATTTGACTTAGATGTTTACTGTTCTAGTTTCTTGATAGAATTGGTTTCAGTGAAGGTTGAAGTTTAGATTGCTTTATTTTATATAGATTAGATATATGTGTGTTTTGATTAGGTTTTTGCTGAAAATGTTATTTGCTTATTTGGTGAAAGTTGGCAAAAGTATAGTTATACTTAGAAAAGTAAAGCTTTAAAAAAACTGTAGATAAGCAAATAGGTTAACGGAAAATAACTAACATGTATTTGACCTATATATTATGATCATGTACACAATCAACCTCTTGGGTTTAACTGGTTGATTATGTCTATCAGCATTATCAGCTTTTAAAGATAAAGTCTTGTTCTATATTTCTCATTGATTAGGCTTTTCCACGGGACTCACCATTAGCAATTGACATGTCAACTGCCATCCTGAAACTATCAGAGAATGGGGATCTGCAGAGGATACATAACAAATGGCTTACAAGAAGTGCATGCAACTCAGAAGGTGCAAAGCAAGATGTAGACCGCCTTcatcttaaaagtttttgggGCCTCTTTTTACTATGTGGCTCAGTTTGCTTTCTTGCTCTTCTTTTGTATCTCATTAAGATGGTGCACCAGTACACAAGGCATTCCGATGGGAGCTCCAAGAAATCATTTCTTTCATTTGTCAAAGACAAGGAAGAGGATGCAGATAAAATGCAAGAGGAATGCAAAAGTGGAGCCAAGAGAAGGCTAAGTGAGGGGGTCTCAATTGGAAGAGTGCATGAAGATGAAACTTCAGATGGTTCCAATAATCGTGGTGTTTATGCAGGATATGAAGCCTAATAATTGgttccttcttcttcttgaagCTTTTAGTTAAGTAATGAATCTccatatgtttgtttttcttaatcGATAAGAATGAATTTACATATGTAGGTTATCAAACTCTCTTTGAAATGTTTGGGTTGGCACTGTTTTAACTGTAAATATGTTTACTAACTTATATCCTATGCCTTGCAAGAGTAAACTAGTATTAGTAACTATGTGATTATCAtaaaaacaaagtttagctacaaaattgttTGTAACTTACGgttacaaactcactcaataaaataaatattacaacatattttgataatctaaccattgaattgcatgttctttacgctcttaatacacatgttaaattttgtatcaatcgaatattatttactatatgatctataagcttaaattttgtgcataattttaaattacaaaaacttgcaatttaaaaaatttattgatgacatagctattaatctttaattttcttgaaattttgtaagaattgaggatataagaagaatatataatccaatggtgaatttgtcaaaattcacctctaataaaaagatattaaataagtttgtaacctaagactacaactaattttgtaactaaaatttGTCATTTATCCTTATCATAATATGACTTTTGGAGATAGTAATAACAGAACATAAGCCAACATTTTCAGTCCACATTTCTTCAAAGGTTAAATCTTGTTACACACTTACTGTTACACATTCTGTACGTGTGTAATCATTACTCTTCTTCAAAACCTAGTGTACAACAATAAAGTGTatacacacatgcacacacgtGTGTGAGTCCAAAAACTATTATTTGCATGAttattcattatatatttttataatttagaaatatagtGCTATGTCAATGATATGATAATAAATCCACACACACTTAAAGTATGGTAATCttcataaaaaatcaaaattaggtttccatcaaggaaaaaaaaaaactaaacacatGTCATCAAGAACAAGATGTCTATGCACCTAATTAGTTATGCTTGAATTAAAGGCTTCAATTGTTGTACCCTTGTACTCAAGCTTCTATTAGgaaaattaaactaataaaagagagagaagggaatAAAATTTAGAGGAAGAAATAAAActgtaaattataaaaatttgagtaCTTTTCGTAACTGTGATCTAAGTTTTCCATTGTAATccttaaattataatatttttgtcaaGTTAGTCATTATGTCAATTGCCGTCTATAAAACTATCACCCTTATCATATGTGATACATGGTATTTGACTTAATGCTTTATGACAATAATGGATGGGGGGTAATCAATTTGACAAAAATGTTAACGTTTGACTACTAAAatgattattaaaaataattatggaCAAAATAACAAATTCGCTTAAAGAGTGTGTTAGATTTTGGCCCAAAATCAATTAAACGGTTAAATTTGCCCCTATCGCTAAAAGGTCCACTGGACCAGACATTCTAGTTGGGCCAGAGAAATACCCAAGCTCCAAAAGGCCCAAAGACAGAGAGAGTAGTGGGGAACAGGTACAAGTAGTGGGTTCGCTAATTTCTACCACTATGGATAGTGGCTATGTTTGTGTCAAAAAGAATCTCAGAAAAGCGAAAAGTAGAACATTCTATCtgagttgagacttgagatcACTATTTTATCTCTTCCAATAGTTGAGATCACTATTTTAATTTGTGGTCCTCCAGCGGCAACAAAAAGCTATGCACccttcacccaaaaaaaaaaaaaacctatgtgctttttgcaaaatattttattctttcaacTTTTGACATTTTATTATGGGATTTACAAACTGTGCTCTTAGGATATATATTagtaaatcattttagaaagctttttatttaaaaatgaaa contains:
- the LOC115994780 gene encoding glutamate receptor 3.6-like isoform X1, with protein sequence MHVTMSPSTYTISLNTRFFHKDSVNGRVVGVSAVGQRRWLQQLLLHSTRNKFRFLVLMVFCSGLFINTSTSVSTRPDVVNIGAIFSFNSSIGKVSKVAIEAAIEDVNSNPAVLVGTKLKLSMQDTKLSSGFLGIVEALRLMENYTVAILGPQYSVMAHVISHIANELHVPLLSYAATDPTLNSLQFPYFVRTTQSDLFQMAAVAEIVAYYEWRDVIAIYIDDDHGRNGVAALGDKLAEKRCKISYKVPMSPDLTHNDITNALVKVALMDSRIIILHIYDTWGLELLDVARNMQIMGSGYVWIATDWLSTILDTDSSLSLSKLNSVQGVLTLRMHTSDSDFKKSFVSRWRNLTAAGDTDNGLVGLNSYGLYAYDTVWLLAHALDTFFDQGKNISFSNDSSLNEFHGGNLHFDAMSVFEGGKQLRDNILQVNMSGVTGPIKFTPDGNLIHPSYEVINVIGTGFRTIGYWSNSSGLSIVPPEKLNAQPNGSISIQPSLYGVIWPGQTAQKPRGWVFSSNGRQLRVGVPIHVSYSEFVSRIEGSDMFGGYCIDVYNAAKDMLPYPVPSKFIPFGDGHNNIITQDLLHKITTGEFDAVVGDITITTNRTKIVDFTQPYIESGLVVVAPVLKLNSSAWAFLRPFTPTMWCVTGISFLLVGAVIWILERRTNDEFRGPPRKQFVTIVWFSFSTLFSSHRETIASTLGRMVLLIWLFVVLILNSSYTASLTSILTVEQLSSSVKGIESLISNNDPIGYRRGSFAEKYLTVELNIQKNRLVPLNSQNEYEKALRDGPKKGGIAAMVDERAYMDLFLSTRCEFGIVGQEFTKMGWGFAFPRDSPLAIDMSTAILKLSENGDLQRIHNKWLTRSACNSEGAKQDVDRLHLKSFWGLFLLCGSVCFLALLLYLIKMVHQYTRHSDGSSKKSFLSFVKDKEEDADKMQEECKSGAKRRLSEGVSIGRVHEDETSDGSNNRGVYAGYEA
- the LOC115994780 gene encoding glutamate receptor 3.6-like isoform X2, coding for MHVTMSPSTYTISLNTRFFHKDSVNGRVVGVSAVGQRRWLQQLLLHSTRNKFRFLVLMVFCSGLFINTSTSVSTRPDVVNIGAIFSFNSSIGKVSKVAIEAAIEDVNSNPAVLVGTKLKLSMQDTKLSSGFLGIVEALRLMENYTVAILGPQYSVMAHVISHIANELHVPLLSYAATDPTLNSLQFPYFVRTTQSDLFQMAAVAEIVAYYEWRDVIAIYIDDDHGRNGVAALGDKLAEKRCKISYKVPMSPDLTHNDITNALVKVALMDSRIIILHIYDTWGLELLDVARNMQIMGSGYVWIATDWLSTILDTDSSLSLSKLNSVQGVLTLRMHTSDSDFKKSFVSRWRNLTAAGDTDNGLVGLNSYGLYAYDTVWLLAHALDTFFDQGKNISFSNDSSLNEFHGGNLHFDAMSVFEGGKQLRDNILQVNMSGVTGPIKFTPDGNLIHPSYEVINVIGTGFRTIGYWSNSSGLSIVPPEKLNAQPNGSISIQPSLYGVIWPGQTAQKPRGWVFSSNGRQLRVGVPIHVSYSEFVSRIEGSDMFGGYCIDVYNAAKDMLPYPVPSKFIPFGDGHNNIITQDLLHKITTGEFDAVVGDITITTNRTKIVDFTQPYIESGLVVVAPVLKLNSSAWAFLRPFTPTMWCVTGISFLLVGAVIWILERRTNDEFRGPPRKQFVTIVWFSFSTLFSSHRETIASTLGRMVLLIWLFVVLILNSSYTASLTSILTVEQLSSSVKGIESLISNNDPIGYRRGSFAEKYLTVELNIQKNRLVPLNSQNEYEKALRDGPKKGGIAAMVDERAYMDLFLSTRCEFGIVGQEFTKMGWGFRMGICRGYITNGLQEVHATQKVQSKM
- the LOC115994780 gene encoding glutamate receptor 3.6-like isoform X3 — encoded protein: MENYTVAILGPQYSVMAHVISHIANELHVPLLSYAATDPTLNSLQFPYFVRTTQSDLFQMAAVAEIVAYYEWRDVIAIYIDDDHGRNGVAALGDKLAEKRCKISYKVPMSPDLTHNDITNALVKVALMDSRIIILHIYDTWGLELLDVARNMQIMGSGYVWIATDWLSTILDTDSSLSLSKLNSVQGVLTLRMHTSDSDFKKSFVSRWRNLTAAGDTDNGLVGLNSYGLYAYDTVWLLAHALDTFFDQGKNISFSNDSSLNEFHGGNLHFDAMSVFEGGKQLRDNILQVNMSGVTGPIKFTPDGNLIHPSYEVINVIGTGFRTIGYWSNSSGLSIVPPEKLNAQPNGSISIQPSLYGVIWPGQTAQKPRGWVFSSNGRQLRVGVPIHVSYSEFVSRIEGSDMFGGYCIDVYNAAKDMLPYPVPSKFIPFGDGHNNIITQDLLHKITTGEFDAVVGDITITTNRTKIVDFTQPYIESGLVVVAPVLKLNSSAWAFLRPFTPTMWCVTGISFLLVGAVIWILERRTNDEFRGPPRKQFVTIVWFSFSTLFSSHRETIASTLGRMVLLIWLFVVLILNSSYTASLTSILTVEQLSSSVKGIESLISNNDPIGYRRGSFAEKYLTVELNIQKNRLVPLNSQNEYEKALRDGPKKGGIAAMVDERAYMDLFLSTRCEFGIVGQEFTKMGWGFAFPRDSPLAIDMSTAILKLSENGDLQRIHNKWLTRSACNSEGAKQDVDRLHLKSFWGLFLLCGSVCFLALLLYLIKMVHQYTRHSDGSSKKSFLSFVKDKEEDADKMQEECKSGAKRRLSEGVSIGRVHEDETSDGSNNRGVYAGYEA